A single window of Rhodamnia argentea isolate NSW1041297 chromosome 5, ASM2092103v1, whole genome shotgun sequence DNA harbors:
- the LOC115753817 gene encoding acyl-CoA-binding domain-containing protein 4, giving the protein MDIDSWCSDLAYDQWVPFPVSEQRPSARYKHAAAVVDEKLYIIGGSRNGRYLSDVQAFDFKSLTWSSIRLKMEPQIGNWSPDNLLSTSGHVTITWGNKLLLIGGHSKHDSDSMPVRFINLESLQCGFLETSGKAPEARGGHSVSLVGSNLIVFGGEDRKRRLLNDVHILDLETMSWELLKATQTPPAPRFDHTAAVHGDRYLIVFGGCSHSIFFSDLHVLDLQMKEWSQPEIRGDMVTPRAGHAGVSIGESWYVVGGGDNKSGCSETLMLNMPKLVWSTLTTVKERDPLASEGLSVCSALIAGEIYLVAFGGYNGKYQNEIFFMRPKPRDSSRPKIFQSPAAAAAAASVTAAYALAKSEKLDFSETEGPIKLVVNKNYISVELDAVREDKKVMDSSLTEVRQANSRLREKIEEVNNTHAELSKELLSVQGQLTSERSRCFKLEAQIAELQKVLESFHSIESEVEVLRKQKSALEEDMEHAAAATRQGSGGLLSWLSGAPRSS; this is encoded by the exons ATGGATATTGACAGTTGGTGCTCAGATTTGGCATATGACCAGTGGGTACCATTCCCAGTGTCAGAGCAACGTCCATCTGCTCGATACAAG CATGCTGCAGCTGTCGTTGATGAGAAACTTTACATCATTGGTGGGAGTCGAAATGGTCGATACTTGTCTGATGTTCAG GCCTTTGATTTTAAAAGTTTGACATGGTCTAGTATAAGATTAAAGATGGAGCCACAAATTGGTAACTGGTCACCAGATAATCTACTATCCACCTCAGGTCACGTTACG ATCACATGGGGAAACAAACTACTTCTCATTGGTGGACACTCGAAGCATGATTCTGACAGTATGCCAG TGAGGTTCATCAATTTAGAATCGCTTCAATGTGGTTTTCTGGAGACCTCGGGAAAAGCTCCA GAAGCTCGAGGGGGGCACTCTGTATCTCTTGTTGGATCTAACCTTATAGTTTTTGGTGGAGAAGACAGGAAAAGGCGATTACTAAATGATGTGCACATTCTTGATTTAGAGACAATGAGCTGGGAACTTCTTAAGGCAAC GCAGACACCTCCGGCTCCCAGATTTGACCACACAGCTGCAGTGCATGGGGATCGCTATCTTATAGTTTTCGGTGGGTGCTCTCACTCGATCTTCTTCAGTGATCTGCATGTACTGGACTTGCAGATG AAGGAATGGTCCCAACCCGAAATTCGGGGTGATATGGTTACTCCTCGAGCAGGTCATGCTGGTGTTTCAATTGGTGAGAGCTGGTATGTTGTCGGTGGTGGAGATAACAAGAGTG GTTGCTCAGAGACTTTGATGTTAAATATGCCTAAACTTGTTTGGTCAACATTGACTACTGTGAAGGAGAGGGATCCACTTGCTAGTGAG GGACTTAGTGTTTGCTCAGCACTTATTGCTGGTGAGATATATTTGGTTGCATTTGGTGGCTACAATGGCAAATATCAAAATGAG ATTTTTTTCATGAGACCCAAACCAAGAGATTCTTCACGCCCTAAGATATTTCAATCACCGgctgcagctgctgctgcaGCTTCTGTCACCGCTGCATATGCCTTGGCAAAATCTGAAAAACTGGATTTCTCTGAAACAGAGGGACCAATAAAGTTAGTTGTGAATAAAAACTATATATCAGTTGAGCTTGATGCTGTTAGAGAGGACAAGAAAGTGATGGACTCGTCGCTTACTGAAGTCAGACAAGCCAATTCTAGGCTCAGGGAAAAGATAGAAGAAGTCAACAATACACATGCTGAGCTCTCAAAG GAACTTCTTTCTGTCCAAGGTCAATTGACTTCTGAGAGATCAAGATGCTTTAAACTGGAG GCACAAATAGCGGAATTGCAGAAGGTGTTGGAATCATTTCACTCAATTGAAAGTGAGGTAGAGGTTCTTCGAAAGCAAAAGTCTGCACTAGAAGAGGATATGGAGCATGCTGCAGCTGCCACAAGACAAGGTTCTGGCGGCCTGTTGAGCTGGTTGTCTGGGGCTCCACGAAGTTCATAA
- the LOC115753833 gene encoding NAC domain containing protein 50-like, with product MGPETSTPSTSAIAAAPSAQKTSTTALAPGFRFHPTDEELIIYYLKRKMCGKSFRFDVIADVDIYKMEPWDLAGKSKLKTRDQEWYFFSALDRKYANGARMNRATSSGYWKATGNDRAVQHDSRVVGLKKTLVFHSGRAPEGKRTNWVMHEYRLVEDELEKCGSFKDAYVLCRIFHKANLGPPTGHRYAPFVEEEWDGEANVVPGVDTREEAVPQGNGMVQEMPPRMPPVCRNELPTKTQCLLAVCKSETMGETLDDPSAICPTNRDTAPLLHYKRRRDIDLNSIDSTGSENSPKKTEGPSSSTITTARSAMNLTCGLSTLVEYSLMESLDIKEGPRIPLSTFAPANLNATVPPECLDFIHSLQEEIYKVSIERETLRLEMLSTRSMANVLQSKVDHLTKENEELKRKVQDA from the exons ATGGGTCCTGAAACATCAACCCCTTCGACCTCTGCAATAGCTGCAGCTCCATCTGCTCAAAAGACTAGCACCACTGCTTTGGCCCCTGGGTTCAGATTCCACCCAACAGACGAAGAGTTGATTATATATTATCTTAAACGCAAAATGTGCGGTAAATCATTCCGCTTTGACGTGATAGCTGACGTGGATATCTACAAAATGGAGCCGTGGGACCTTGCAG GCAAGTCAAAGTTGAAGACTAGGGACCAAGAATGGTACTTCTTTAGTGCACTGGACAGGAAGTATGCTAATGGGGCTAGAATGAACCGAGCCACCAGCTCTGGTTATTGGAAGGCAACTGGAAATGATCGTGCTGTTCAACACGACTCACGTGTTGTTGGTCTCAAAAAGACACTTGTTTTCCATAGTGGGCGAGCTCCTGAAGGGAAGCGAACAAATTGGGTCATGCATGAGTACAGGCTCGTGGAAGATGAGTTGGAAAAATGTGGTAGTTTCAAG GATGCATACGTTCTTTGTAGAATATTTCATAAGGCTAATTTAGGGCCACCGACTGGTCATCGTTATGCCCCTTTTGTTGAGGAGGAGTGGGATGGCGAAGCAAATGTGGTTCCAGGTGTAGACACCAGAGAAGAAGCTGTACCTCAGGGAAATGGCATGGTTCAG GAAATGCCACCCCGCATGCCTCCTGTTTGCCGTAATGAACTTCCCACTAAGACCCAGTGCCTTCTGGCTGTTTGCAAGAGTGAAACAATGGGTGAGACTTTAGATGATCCCTCTGCAATATGTCCAACTAACAGGGATACCGCACCACTTCTTCATTACAAACGACGGAGAGATATTGATTTGAACTCAATTGATTCAACGGGTTCAGAAAATTCGCCCAAGAAAACTGAAGGTCCTTCTTCATCTACCATCACAACAGCAAGGTCGGCTATGAATTTGACATGTGGTTTATCGACATTGGTGGAGTATTCTTTGATGGAATCACTTGATATAAAAGAAGGACCTCGTATTCCTCTCTCGACTTTTGCCCCCGCCAATCTCAATGCAACCGTCCCTCCTGAATGCTTGGACTTCATTCACAGTTTACAAGAGGAGATTTATAAGGTGTCCATTGAGAGGGAAACATTAAGGCTTGAAATGTTAAGCACCCGCTCGATGGCTAATGTTCTTCAATCCAAAGTCGATCATCTGACAAAGGAGAATGAGGAGCTGAAGCGCAAGGTTCAAGATGCTTAG
- the LOC115753851 gene encoding protein BTR1 isoform X2 — protein sequence MESNETSYVSSPELGPKRSSPPPTPKSPTSDSLEKPTYIRFLVSNAAAGSVIGKGGSTITDFQSQSGARIQLSRNQEFFPGTTDRIIMISGPFDDVLKAVELILSKLLSEIHLEEGNDVDPRTKVRLVVPNSFCGGIIGKGGATIKSFIEESQAGIKISPQDNNYYGLNDRLVTVTGTLDEQMRAVDLILLKLSEDLHYPQSVNVPFSYAAAYNGVNYGPAGGGGGGKFQNNKEERSNSMTIGIADEHIGLVVGRGGRNIMDISQATGARIKISDRGDFMSGTTDRKVTITGSQRAIRAAEAMIMQKVAYASEKSVN from the exons ATGGAGTCGAACGAGACCTCGTACGTGTCGTCGCCGGAGCTCGGGCCGAAGCGGtcctcgccgccgccgacgcCTAAATCCCCGACTTCAG ATTCTCTGGAGAAGCCAACATATATTAGGTTTCTTGTGTCAAATGCTGCAGCTGGATCAGTTATTGGAAAGGGTGGTTCAACAATTACTGACTTTCAGTCACAGTCTGGAGCACGTATTCAGTTGTCACGAAATCAAGAATTCTTTCCTGGGACAACTGACAGGATTATCATGATATCTGGTCCATTTGATGATGTGCTGAAAGCAGTAGAACTCATTCTCTCGAAATTGCTAAGCGAG ATTCATCTTGAAGAGGGCAATGATGTTGATCCAAGAACAAAAGTGAGACTAGTCGTTCCAAATAGCTTCTGTGGTGGCATAATTGGCAAGGGAGGAGCCACGATAAA GTCATTTATTGAAGAGTCCCAAGCTGGTATCAAGATATCTCCTCAGGATAATAATTATTATGGGTTGAACGATAGGCTAGTGACTGTGACAGGCACTTTGGATGAACAAATGCGAGCAGTCGATCTGATCCTCTTGAAGCTATCAGAAGATCTTCACTATCCACAGTCTGTTAATGTGCCATTTTCTTATGCAG CAGCATATAATGGGGTGAACTATGGACCAgctggaggtggaggtggagggaaGTTTCAGAACAACAAG GAAGAGCGAAGTAACTCGATGACTATTGGCATTGCAGATGAGCACATTGGATTGGTGGTTGGTCGAGGTGGACGGAATATCATGGACATCAGTCAG GCTACTGGGGCCAGGATAAAAATATCAGATAGAGGTGACTTCATGTCTGGGACAACTGACAG GAAAGTCACAATCACGGGATCGCAGAGAGCAATTCGTGCAGCCGAGGCCATGATAATGCAAAAGGTTGCATACGCCTCGGAGAAAAGCGTGAATTAG
- the LOC115753810 gene encoding probable CoA ligase CCL5, protein MRSMIIKEGFLFASLGTVQEASDMNLLKVLEDSKDLFPTLEPAAQTYMCCPFPNRLTRTMMFTMTNLNSVGHKRQWRWLKYVASAFEQPPKEISKPLRVLAIFELGVVNMSVEEGWSIPNEETRKRGRSVHRTGCFDPRTGIYNSLFELNEHQKIPTNPDLDVASYVLSQFPHALAESRVALIDAATNCRITYAQLHRSIRSLAYGLYHALGIRKGDVVFLLAPNSLLYPTMCLAILSIGAILTPANPVNTTLEIAKQVADSGAKIAISAPEELHKLIPTKVPTMLTTKALDGDLLSVEELIECCDPIDFPQERPTQSDTAAVLYSSGTTGTSKGVILTHANFISVVTLLNWSVRASSSQDDVFLCFIPMFHIYGLAFFGLGLFCSGITTVVMQRFDFQTMLDAIKVHQVNNIPAVPPVILTLVKHASNMKCDLSSLRRVGSGAAPLSKEVTDGFREKFPWVELRQGYGLTESSGAANFFATDEEAKAHSGSCGSLIPNFSAKIVNIETGSPLPPNIEGELWLRGPTIMKGYLRNEEATTATLDPEGWLMTGDLSYFDEDGYLYIVDRIKELIKHNGYQVAPAELEALLLSHPEIVDAAVIPLEDEEAGQVPMAYVVRASGSELTENQVIRFIADQVAPYKKVRRVGFISTIPKSAAGKILRKQLISQTQQQLISSL, encoded by the exons ATGCGAAGCATGATAATAAAAGAGGGTTTCTTGTTTGCCTCACTGGGGACAGTACAAGAAGCATCAGACATGAATCTTCTCAAAGTTTTGGAAGATTCCAAGGACTTGTTCCCAACGCTCGAGCCGGCCGCTCAAACATACATGTGTTGTCCTTTTCCAAATCGACTCACTAGGACAATGATGTTTACAATGACAAACCTTAATTCCGTCGGACATAAAAGACAATGGAGATGGCTCAAATATGTTGCTTCTGCATTTGAACAGCCtccaaaagaaatttctaagCCTCTGAGAGTTCTTGCCATCTTCGAGTTAGGAGTAGTAAATATGTCCGTTGAAGAAGGGTGGTCTATTCCCaatgaagaaacaagaaaacGCGGCCGGTCAGTTCATAGAACAGGCTGTTTCGATCCAAGAACCGGAATCTACAACTCTCTCTTCGAACTTAATGAGCACCAAAAGATCCCAACCAATCCCGACCTCGATGTTGCTTCGTACGTGCTCTCGCAATTCCCACATGCTCTTGCCGAGTCGCGCGTTGCACTGATTGATGCAGCCACAAACTGCCGGATCACATATGCGCAGCTCCACCGCTCCATCAGATCGCTTGCCTATGGATTGTATCATGCGCTGGGGATCAGAAAAGGCGATGTGGTGTTCCTGTTGGCCCCGAACTCGCTCCTTTACCCGACCATGTGTCTTGCCATACTATCGATCGGTGCGATTCTGACTCCAGCTAATCCGGTGAATACTACACTGGAAATAGCTAAGCAAGTGGCTGATTCCGGAGCCAAGATCGCAATATCCGCACCAGAAGAGCTACATAAGTTGATACCGACCAAGGTTCCTACTATGCTAACAACCAAAGCATTGGATGGCGATTTGCTTTCTGTGGAAGAACTCATAGAATGCTGCGACCCGATTGATTTTCCGCAAGAAAGGCCGACTCAATCGGATACTGCGGCTGTTCTCTACTCCTCAGGAACCACTGGCACTAGCAAAGGAGTCATATTGACTCATGCAAACTTCATATCCGTCGTCACACTACTAAACTGGTCAGTACGTGCATCCTCGTCCCAAGACGACGTGTTCCTATGCTTCATACCCATGTTCCACATTTATGGCCTTGCTTTCTTCGGGCTCGGACTGTTCTGCTCAGGAATCACTACAGTCGTGATGCAGAGATTCGACTTCCAGACCATGCTCGATGCCATCAAAGTGCATCAAGTCAATAACATCCCTGCAGTGCCCCCTGTGATTCTCACGCTAGTGAAGCATGCCAGTAACATGAAATGCGACCTCTCGTCCCTTCGAAGAGTGGGTTCTGGGGCAGCACCGCTGAGCAAAGAGGTGACTGATGGTTTCCGAGAGAAGTTCCCATGGGTCGAGCTGAGGCAAGGGTATGGGCTAACCGAAAGTAGCGGTGCAGCCAATTTTTTTGCAACGGATGAGGAAGCAAAGGCCCATTCTGGATCTTGCGGGAGTTTGATACCAAACTTCTCGGCCAAGATAGTCAATATTGAAACCGGGTCACCGTTGCCACCTAACATAGAGGGAGAGCTGTGGCTGAGAGGGCCTACAATTATGAAGGGGTATCTGCGGAACGAGGAAGCAACGACTGCGACTTTAGATCCCGAAGGGTGGTTAATGACTGGTGATCTCAGTTATTTCGACGAAGATGGGTATCTTTACATTGTTGACAGGATAAAGGAGCTCATCAAGCATAATGGTTATCAG GTTGCTCCAGCAGAACTGGAAGCTTTGCTACTTAGCCACCCTGAAATTGTTGATGCAGCTGTCATACC GCTAGAGGATGAGGAAGCAGGACAAGTACCGATGGCATATGTAGTCAGAGCATCTGGTTCGGAACTTACCGAGAATCAAGTCATTCGATTCATTGCCGACCAG GTTGCACCCTACAAGAAAGTGAGAAGAGTAGGGTTTATCAGCACCATTCCAAAATCAGCCGCAGGGAAAATCTTGAGGAAGCAGCTGATTTCACAAACCCAACAGCAACTCATCTCTAGCTTGTGA
- the LOC115753851 gene encoding protein BTR1 isoform X3: MESNETSYVSSPELGPKRSSPPPTPKSPTSDSLEKPTYIRFLVSNAAAGSVIGKGGSTITDFQSQSGARIQLSRNQEFFPGTTDRIIMISGPFDDVLKAVELILSKLLSEIHLEEGNDVDPRTKVRLVVPNSFCGGIIGKGGATIKSFIEESQAGIKISPQDNNYYGLNDRLVTVTGTLDEQMRAVDLILLKLSEDLHYPQSVNVPFSYAAYNGVNYGPAGGGGGGKFQNNKEERSNSMTIGIADEHIGLVVGRGGRNIMDISQATGARIKISDRGDFMSGTTDRKVTITGSQRAIRAAEAMIMQKVAYASEKSVN; this comes from the exons ATGGAGTCGAACGAGACCTCGTACGTGTCGTCGCCGGAGCTCGGGCCGAAGCGGtcctcgccgccgccgacgcCTAAATCCCCGACTTCAG ATTCTCTGGAGAAGCCAACATATATTAGGTTTCTTGTGTCAAATGCTGCAGCTGGATCAGTTATTGGAAAGGGTGGTTCAACAATTACTGACTTTCAGTCACAGTCTGGAGCACGTATTCAGTTGTCACGAAATCAAGAATTCTTTCCTGGGACAACTGACAGGATTATCATGATATCTGGTCCATTTGATGATGTGCTGAAAGCAGTAGAACTCATTCTCTCGAAATTGCTAAGCGAG ATTCATCTTGAAGAGGGCAATGATGTTGATCCAAGAACAAAAGTGAGACTAGTCGTTCCAAATAGCTTCTGTGGTGGCATAATTGGCAAGGGAGGAGCCACGATAAA GTCATTTATTGAAGAGTCCCAAGCTGGTATCAAGATATCTCCTCAGGATAATAATTATTATGGGTTGAACGATAGGCTAGTGACTGTGACAGGCACTTTGGATGAACAAATGCGAGCAGTCGATCTGATCCTCTTGAAGCTATCAGAAGATCTTCACTATCCACAGTCTGTTAATGTGCCATTTTCTTATGCAG CATATAATGGGGTGAACTATGGACCAgctggaggtggaggtggagggaaGTTTCAGAACAACAAG GAAGAGCGAAGTAACTCGATGACTATTGGCATTGCAGATGAGCACATTGGATTGGTGGTTGGTCGAGGTGGACGGAATATCATGGACATCAGTCAG GCTACTGGGGCCAGGATAAAAATATCAGATAGAGGTGACTTCATGTCTGGGACAACTGACAG GAAAGTCACAATCACGGGATCGCAGAGAGCAATTCGTGCAGCCGAGGCCATGATAATGCAAAAGGTTGCATACGCCTCGGAGAAAAGCGTGAATTAG
- the LOC115753851 gene encoding protein BTR1 isoform X1, with amino-acid sequence MESNETSYVSSPELGPKRSSPPPTPKSPTSDSLEKPTYIRFLVSNAAAGSVIGKGGSTITDFQSQSGARIQLSRNQEFFPGTTDRIIMISGPFDDVLKAVELILSKLLSEIHLEEGNDVDPRTKVRLVVPNSFCGGIIGKGGATIKSFIEESQAGIKISPQDNNYYGLNDRLVTVTGTLDEQMRAVDLILLKLSEDLHYPQSVNVPFSYAGVYFSGFHGTPYTPVLPSVATAAYNGVNYGPAGGGGGGKFQNNKEERSNSMTIGIADEHIGLVVGRGGRNIMDISQATGARIKISDRGDFMSGTTDRKVTITGSQRAIRAAEAMIMQKVAYASEKSVN; translated from the exons ATGGAGTCGAACGAGACCTCGTACGTGTCGTCGCCGGAGCTCGGGCCGAAGCGGtcctcgccgccgccgacgcCTAAATCCCCGACTTCAG ATTCTCTGGAGAAGCCAACATATATTAGGTTTCTTGTGTCAAATGCTGCAGCTGGATCAGTTATTGGAAAGGGTGGTTCAACAATTACTGACTTTCAGTCACAGTCTGGAGCACGTATTCAGTTGTCACGAAATCAAGAATTCTTTCCTGGGACAACTGACAGGATTATCATGATATCTGGTCCATTTGATGATGTGCTGAAAGCAGTAGAACTCATTCTCTCGAAATTGCTAAGCGAG ATTCATCTTGAAGAGGGCAATGATGTTGATCCAAGAACAAAAGTGAGACTAGTCGTTCCAAATAGCTTCTGTGGTGGCATAATTGGCAAGGGAGGAGCCACGATAAA GTCATTTATTGAAGAGTCCCAAGCTGGTATCAAGATATCTCCTCAGGATAATAATTATTATGGGTTGAACGATAGGCTAGTGACTGTGACAGGCACTTTGGATGAACAAATGCGAGCAGTCGATCTGATCCTCTTGAAGCTATCAGAAGATCTTCACTATCCACAGTCTGTTAATGTGCCATTTTCTTATGCAG GTGTTTACTTCTCCGGTTTTCATGGTACTCCCTATACACCTGTACTTCCTTCTGTTGCAACAGCAGCATATAATGGGGTGAACTATGGACCAgctggaggtggaggtggagggaaGTTTCAGAACAACAAG GAAGAGCGAAGTAACTCGATGACTATTGGCATTGCAGATGAGCACATTGGATTGGTGGTTGGTCGAGGTGGACGGAATATCATGGACATCAGTCAG GCTACTGGGGCCAGGATAAAAATATCAGATAGAGGTGACTTCATGTCTGGGACAACTGACAG GAAAGTCACAATCACGGGATCGCAGAGAGCAATTCGTGCAGCCGAGGCCATGATAATGCAAAAGGTTGCATACGCCTCGGAGAAAAGCGTGAATTAG